TCCAGGATTCCCACGAGCAGCGCCCCCATGAGAGGCCAGACCCACGCCGGTCGCCGCCCTGCTGCGCGCCAGCCGCGCCCCGCCAGCAGACCGAGCAGGCCGTAAAGCAGGAGGTGCGCCAGCTTGTCCAGCGGGAAGGGCGAGGCGACGGGGGGCAAGTCCGGCCGGCTGCCCAGAAGAAGTAGAAACGCCGCCCAGACCGCGGCGGGTGCATAAGCCAGCAAGCGGCTCCTCAAC
The DNA window shown above is from Gemmatimonadota bacterium and carries:
- the vanZ gene encoding VanZ family protein, producing the protein LRSRLLAYAPAAVWAAFLLLLGSRPDLPPVASPFPLDKLAHLLLYGLLGLLAGRGWRAAGRRPAWVWPLMGALLVGILDELHQEVVPGRTTELLDLAADGLGVGLGFLGPGGRLVPPFAAGQA